In the genome of Piliocolobus tephrosceles isolate RC106 chromosome 20, ASM277652v3, whole genome shotgun sequence, one region contains:
- the TP53TG5 gene encoding TP53-target gene 5 protein encodes MQDEKPQDETEQPVSKVIERNRLRTVLKNLSLLKLLKSSNRRIQELHKLAKRCWHTLLSVPKILRISSGENSPCNEAKQNNEEFQEIGCSKKELKSKKLESTGDPKKKEYKEWKPQMQSRMSNKAKTSLAAMPWKEKHVEPEVPRTSRDHGLNLGAQGRQLLTEGPRVIFIKSYHNRTPMGHMKQLKVADQCIWFEGLPTRIHLPAPRVMCRPSTLRWVKRRCTRFCSASLEMPMWHPYKVDVTWWTGARGASRGWRSRSQLKGRDGWQNSRVYK; translated from the exons ATGCAAGATGAGAAACCGCAGGACGAGACAGAGCAGCCTGTGAGCAAAGTAATTGAGCGGAACCGTCTGAGAACG GTGTTAAAAAACTTGTCGCTCTTGAAGCTACTCAAGAGCTCGAACCGCCGGATCCAAGAACTGCATAAGCTGGCCAAAAGGTGTTGGCATACACTGCTCAGTGTTCCAAAGATTCTCCGAATCTCCTCTGG GGAAAACAGTCCCTGCAATGAAGCGAAACAAAATAATGAAGAGTTCCAGGAGATCGGGTGCTCCAAGAAGGAACTCAAGTCCAAGAAATTAGAGTCCACAGGGGACCCTAAGAAAAAAGAGTACAAGGAGTGGAAGCCCCAGATGCAGTCAAGGATGAGTAACAAGGCAAAAACGTCATTGGCGGCAATGCCATGGAAAGAAAAGCATGTAGAGCCTGAGGTTCCAAGGACATCGAGGGATCATGGCTTGAACCTTGGAGCCCAGGGGAGGCAACTACTCACTGAGGGCCCCCGAGTCATCTTCATTAAGTCCTACCACAATAGAACTCCCATGGGGCACATGAAGCAGCTTAAGGTAGCCGACCAGTGTATCTGGTTTGAGGGGCTGCCCACACGAATCCACCTCCCGGCACCCCGGGTGATGTGCAGACCCTCCACCCTGCGTTGGGTCAAGCGCCGCTGCACCCGCTTCTGCTCCGCATCCCTTGAAATGCCTATGTGGCATCCATACAAG GTTGATGTGACCTGGTGGACGGGAGCCAGAGGTGCGAGCAGAGGGTGGAGATCGCGCAGTCAGCTTAAGGGGAGGGATGGGTGGCAAAATTCACGAGTCTACAAATAA